The following proteins are encoded in a genomic region of Dyadobacter sp. UC 10:
- a CDS encoding glycoside hydrolase family 2 TIM barrel-domain containing protein: MFFNTRLANILLCITLALNSLCVYSQAIPEWQDPQVISINTERPHADFTPYPTEKAALAGDRKAALMQSLNGNWKFKWASHPSKAQLNFYDPNISDAAWETIPVPSNWQVFGAREGRQYDRPIFSNIKHPFKATPPRITADTNAVGMYRTTFNVSPESKEKQIFLHFAGVQSACYVWLNGVAIGYHEDGMTPFEFDVTEDIRPGLNHLAVEVINWSDGSYLEDQDYWRLAGIFRDVNLLILPKVILTDYTVRTILDQNHENATLKLSAYVKNYSPQTIHAHQVLFTLYDANKAVVTTPVSQMVNALETGKEGAVRVDVPITAPIKWNAETPYLYTLTIQLMNSDGKVLESTSQKVGFRDVKIKGGQLLVNGKPITIKGVNRHEFDPETGRVISRESMIRDITLMKQHNINAVRTSHYPNNSEWYDLCDQYGLYVMDEANIESHELWRQNIILADNPQWKAAFIARGNAMVERDKNHPSVIIWSLGNESGMGQNFTAMADFIRLADPSRPIHYEGRKDYKPTALSNFDIISVMYPSTQDMTELVKKDKTRPLIVCEYAHGMGNSIGNLKEYWKVIEKSPTMQGGFIWDWVDQGLQLKRADGTTYWDYFNYIDGANAGDGLVNPDRTPQPELNEVKKVYQYIKFELPDTLRPGQNQITILNKFDFQSLNGFELIWALQENGRPVGKGGTISNLAIAAGQKQQLNIPYELPANQKPNVEYFLNLSVRLKEATAWAPKGHEVAWHQVPVVKPAQTLPNLSLYNTKPLRVVQLAAGRVQISGDDFSATFDKTAGRIISFKNKKEEMMEIGAHPNFWRVPTDNDEGGGAESYASRWRAAGLDTLEITSSDIKTQRLTAQVYRVTLSQTLKSLKGEMAVLSEYMVYSSGDIYVQNTFTPSGEWPPLAKVGMQFQMPATFTKTQWYGNGPHETYADRKTSGKIGIYAGTVADQHFSYITPQENGNKTDVRWATVVNADGTGILAASDSVFNFNVRDYTDKDLLAAKKRGATLVRGATVVNIDLAQIGLGGDDSWSPRVHEAYLLPARTYSYSFRLRAIDNTSNIEQILSSQLPYIRKSTGNSTTASQTEDSIIEADMEEEEEVIAAPVRKPVVRKAPAKKKYTRRRRRR; the protein is encoded by the coding sequence ATGTTTTTCAATACCCGTCTCGCAAATATCCTGCTCTGCATTACACTCGCTTTGAATTCATTATGTGTCTATTCTCAGGCAATTCCCGAGTGGCAGGACCCGCAGGTGATCAGCATCAACACCGAGCGGCCTCATGCAGATTTTACACCATACCCAACTGAAAAGGCCGCGCTGGCGGGCGACAGAAAAGCAGCATTGATGCAGTCGCTGAACGGTAATTGGAAATTCAAATGGGCCTCGCATCCCTCAAAAGCACAACTTAATTTTTACGATCCCAATATATCCGACGCAGCCTGGGAAACGATCCCTGTCCCTTCCAACTGGCAGGTATTCGGGGCCAGAGAAGGTCGCCAGTATGACCGCCCGATCTTCTCCAATATCAAACATCCGTTCAAAGCCACGCCGCCCCGGATCACTGCCGACACCAATGCGGTGGGTATGTACAGAACTACCTTCAATGTGAGCCCGGAAAGCAAGGAAAAACAGATATTCCTGCACTTTGCGGGCGTACAGTCCGCCTGTTATGTTTGGCTGAACGGTGTCGCAATCGGTTATCACGAAGACGGAATGACGCCGTTTGAATTTGATGTGACCGAAGATATCAGGCCCGGACTTAATCATTTGGCGGTTGAGGTAATCAACTGGTCTGATGGAAGTTACCTGGAAGACCAGGATTACTGGAGATTAGCCGGAATTTTCCGCGATGTGAACCTGCTTATTTTGCCGAAGGTAATACTCACCGATTATACGGTCAGGACTATTTTAGACCAAAATCACGAAAACGCTACACTGAAATTAAGTGCTTACGTGAAAAACTACAGTCCGCAGACCATTCACGCGCATCAGGTTCTATTCACACTTTACGATGCTAATAAGGCGGTCGTTACTACGCCGGTAAGCCAGATGGTGAATGCATTGGAAACCGGCAAGGAAGGCGCGGTCAGAGTAGATGTACCGATCACAGCCCCGATCAAATGGAACGCAGAAACGCCTTATTTATACACGCTGACTATCCAATTGATGAATTCGGATGGAAAAGTATTGGAAAGTACCAGTCAGAAAGTTGGGTTCCGGGATGTGAAAATCAAAGGCGGACAATTGCTGGTTAACGGAAAACCGATCACGATTAAGGGCGTCAACAGGCACGAATTTGACCCGGAAACTGGCCGGGTAATCAGCCGGGAATCCATGATCAGGGACATCACGCTGATGAAGCAGCACAATATCAATGCAGTCAGAACGTCACATTACCCCAATAACTCGGAATGGTACGATCTCTGCGATCAATACGGGCTGTATGTGATGGACGAAGCCAATATTGAAAGTCATGAACTGTGGCGGCAGAACATCATACTTGCAGATAACCCGCAGTGGAAAGCGGCATTTATCGCACGTGGAAATGCGATGGTGGAGCGGGATAAAAATCATCCTTCGGTCATTATCTGGTCCCTTGGGAATGAATCGGGGATGGGCCAGAATTTTACTGCAATGGCAGATTTTATCCGCCTCGCCGACCCGTCGCGACCAATCCATTATGAAGGACGCAAAGATTACAAACCGACTGCATTAAGCAATTTCGATATTATTTCGGTCATGTATCCCTCGACCCAGGATATGACCGAGCTTGTTAAAAAGGATAAAACGCGGCCGCTGATCGTCTGCGAATATGCCCACGGAATGGGCAACAGCATCGGAAATTTGAAGGAATACTGGAAGGTCATAGAAAAATCGCCGACCATGCAGGGCGGTTTTATCTGGGATTGGGTTGATCAGGGCTTACAATTAAAAAGAGCTGACGGAACTACTTACTGGGATTATTTCAATTACATCGACGGCGCGAATGCCGGTGATGGGCTGGTGAACCCGGACAGAACCCCTCAGCCCGAATTGAATGAGGTCAAAAAAGTATATCAGTATATTAAATTCGAGCTGCCCGACACGCTGCGCCCCGGCCAGAACCAAATCACCATATTGAACAAGTTTGATTTCCAATCTTTAAACGGCTTTGAACTAATATGGGCTTTGCAGGAAAATGGAAGACCGGTTGGTAAAGGCGGTACGATTTCAAACCTGGCTATTGCAGCTGGACAAAAACAACAACTGAATATTCCGTACGAGCTTCCCGCCAATCAGAAACCAAATGTGGAATATTTTCTTAATCTCAGTGTAAGGTTAAAAGAAGCAACAGCCTGGGCGCCAAAAGGACATGAAGTTGCCTGGCATCAGGTTCCGGTTGTGAAGCCTGCTCAGACTTTGCCGAATCTCAGTCTGTACAATACCAAACCGCTCCGGGTTGTCCAATTGGCTGCGGGCCGCGTTCAGATCAGCGGCGACGATTTTTCGGCCACTTTTGATAAAACCGCAGGAAGGATCATTTCTTTTAAAAACAAAAAAGAAGAAATGATGGAAATTGGCGCGCACCCAAATTTCTGGCGCGTTCCTACCGACAACGACGAGGGCGGGGGAGCAGAAAGCTACGCCTCGCGCTGGCGTGCAGCCGGACTGGATACGCTTGAAATTACTTCATCCGATATCAAAACACAGCGATTAACTGCCCAGGTTTACAGGGTAACATTATCGCAGACCTTGAAAAGCCTGAAAGGCGAAATGGCTGTTCTGTCGGAGTATATGGTTTATTCTTCGGGAGATATTTATGTCCAAAATACATTCACGCCTTCCGGTGAATGGCCGCCGCTTGCCAAAGTAGGTATGCAGTTTCAAATGCCGGCTACTTTTACCAAAACACAATGGTACGGAAACGGCCCGCACGAAACTTATGCCGACCGGAAAACGAGCGGAAAGATCGGTATTTATGCGGGGACAGTCGCTGATCAGCACTTCTCCTATATCACGCCACAGGAGAATGGAAACAAGACGGACGTTCGCTGGGCAACTGTTGTGAATGCGGATGGAACAGGAATTCTGGCAGCCAGCGATTCGGTATTTAATTTTAACGTACGTGACTATACGGACAAAGATCTGCTCGCAGCCAAAAAGCGCGGTGCAACGCTCGTGCGCGGCGCGACAGTAGTCAATATCGATCTGGCCCAAATCGGTCTAGGCGGAGACGACAGCTGGTCGCCGCGGGTGCATGAGGCATACCTTCTTCCAGCCAGGACCTATTCTTACAGTTTCAGACTGAGAGCGATCGACAACACTTCGAACATAGAGCAGATACTAAGTTCGCAGCTACCCTATATCAGAAAATCAACCGGAAATAGCACTACTGCTTCGCAAACTGAGGATAGCATTATTGAGGCTGACATGGAAGAGGAGGAAGAGGTTATTGCCGCGCCAGTCCGCAAGCCGGTTGTCAGGAAGGCGCCGGCGAAGAAAAAATATACGCGCCGCAGGCGGCGGCGTTAG
- a CDS encoding type III pantothenate kinase, whose translation MLLAVDVGNTDTVFGLYQFGYWEHLWRMRSLPQESESHYESKLRLHFLEASLWFGDVETVVLSSVVPALTPTILKMLRGLFGEDIIVVGPDIYPDLAIQIDHPHEIGADLIANAVAVMSRYKENCVVVDFGTALTFTTVSKDNKILGVAILPGLLTAVKALFANTAQLPEVPLVLPSTAIGKNTTEAIQAGILLGYEGLVKSLLQRIRAELGGDCIAVATGGLSSIIDTLRDEFVEIDNKLTLDGLRVIGEKVRS comes from the coding sequence ATGCTGTTGGCGGTTGATGTCGGAAATACCGATACGGTCTTCGGACTTTACCAATTTGGGTACTGGGAGCATTTGTGGCGCATGCGGTCGCTTCCTCAGGAAAGTGAATCGCATTACGAATCGAAACTGCGCCTGCATTTTCTGGAAGCCTCGCTCTGGTTTGGGGACGTAGAAACGGTTGTCCTCAGCAGTGTGGTACCGGCATTAACGCCGACGATTTTGAAAATGCTGCGTGGACTTTTTGGAGAAGATATCATCGTAGTCGGCCCGGATATTTACCCGGATCTTGCAATACAGATAGACCATCCGCATGAAATCGGCGCAGATCTGATCGCCAACGCAGTGGCTGTCATGTCGCGCTACAAAGAAAATTGTGTAGTCGTAGATTTCGGCACCGCGCTCACTTTTACGACCGTTTCAAAAGACAATAAAATACTGGGCGTAGCGATTTTGCCGGGTTTGCTGACAGCAGTAAAAGCATTGTTTGCCAATACTGCCCAGCTTCCCGAGGTCCCGCTCGTGCTCCCTTCTACCGCAATCGGGAAAAACACGACGGAGGCTATTCAGGCTGGTATATTGCTGGGTTATGAGGGGCTTGTCAAATCACTTTTGCAACGGATCCGGGCCGAGCTTGGTGGAGATTGCATCGCGGTAGCAACAGGCGGATTGTCCTCCATTATCGATACGCTCCGCGATGAATTTGTCGAAATTGATAATAAGTTAACATTGGACGGGCTGCGGGTTATCGGAGAGAAAGTCAGGAGCTAG
- a CDS encoding gamma-glutamylcyclotransferase family protein, whose amino-acid sequence MEKFYKLLLNADDFNTHKPSSELTRLFTYGTLKRGFDNPFAQKLHANASYVGKGFFHGKLYKIDWYPGAVYEPGSAGKVYGDIFQIQDPELLRELDEYEEVLEDEAASLYIRREIPIFIENESTMPCWTYLFNQPVQDLGLIESGIFAN is encoded by the coding sequence ATGGAAAAGTTCTATAAATTATTGCTAAATGCCGACGATTTTAATACCCACAAACCTTCTTCCGAGTTGACCAGGCTTTTTACATACGGAACATTAAAAAGAGGATTTGACAACCCTTTTGCGCAGAAGCTACACGCAAATGCAAGCTACGTAGGCAAAGGATTTTTTCACGGAAAGCTCTATAAAATCGACTGGTATCCCGGCGCCGTTTACGAGCCGGGAAGCGCGGGCAAAGTGTACGGGGATATCTTCCAAATACAGGATCCTGAGCTATTACGGGAGTTGGACGAATATGAAGAGGTACTCGAAGACGAAGCTGCCAGTCTGTATATTCGGCGGGAGATTCCCATTTTTATCGAAAACGAATCGACAATGCCTTGCTGGACCTATTTATTTAATCAGCCGGTGCAGGATTTGGGGCTTATCGAATCAGGGATTTTTGCAAACTAG
- a CDS encoding TonB-dependent receptor, which yields MYEKNLGTKQKALRINLDRRIYGSFAEIGAGQETAAYFFKAGGASGTVAKTMSAYDMTFSDAIYGTEEGGRYVVESRLMKMLNREYNLVEKRLSEKRGTESQFFAFANTVVALNFQKTNESHGWIGLQFQLTPMGPTNYVVIHVRMRDDENILQQQALGIIGVNLMYGCFFYYKSPETLLLSLMDDLTTDRIEIDMVRFSGPDFAKVDNRLMSLRLVKNGFTDAALFGSDGGVLQPSEALYKKHILMMRGRLRPITNVHVDLISNGQKQFLAEPDVDESKVVLISELTLHNLKAGDRDIDEKDFLDRVDILCSLGHMVMISNHHEYYRLVAYLSRLTKLKAGLLLGSPSLQDIFEEKHYEFLPGGILESFATLFSRKVKLFIYPTLQPDGSVYSCANFVVPAHLQPLFQYLTINDKIEDIRNFNKEHMHITTDSVLEKIKRGEPGWEKLVPENVAKIIKEKSLFGLPSEDNYVDTVKQIHQAVGNL from the coding sequence ATGTACGAAAAAAATCTTGGTACAAAACAAAAGGCGCTCAGAATCAATTTGGACCGCCGGATTTATGGCTCATTTGCAGAGATCGGGGCAGGACAGGAAACAGCAGCTTATTTTTTCAAAGCAGGAGGCGCATCGGGAACAGTCGCCAAAACAATGTCAGCTTATGATATGACTTTCAGCGACGCGATTTATGGGACAGAGGAGGGAGGAAGGTATGTGGTCGAATCGCGGCTGATGAAGATGCTCAATCGGGAATACAATCTGGTGGAGAAGCGGCTTTCTGAAAAGCGTGGCACGGAAAGTCAGTTTTTTGCATTTGCCAATACCGTAGTAGCCCTCAACTTTCAGAAAACCAACGAATCGCACGGGTGGATCGGACTTCAGTTTCAGCTTACGCCGATGGGCCCGACCAACTATGTGGTCATTCACGTCCGCATGCGCGACGATGAAAATATACTTCAGCAGCAGGCTTTGGGGATTATCGGGGTAAACCTGATGTATGGTTGCTTTTTTTACTATAAGTCGCCCGAAACGCTATTGTTGTCTCTCATGGACGATCTGACGACCGATCGGATTGAGATTGATATGGTGCGGTTCAGCGGGCCGGATTTTGCAAAAGTAGATAATCGGTTGATGAGTTTGCGGCTGGTGAAAAACGGTTTTACCGATGCCGCTTTATTCGGCAGTGACGGTGGCGTTTTACAACCTTCGGAAGCCTTATACAAAAAGCATATCCTGATGATGCGCGGCCGCCTAAGGCCCATTACCAATGTGCATGTGGACCTGATCAGCAACGGGCAAAAGCAATTTCTGGCGGAGCCAGACGTAGACGAATCCAAAGTAGTGCTAATCTCGGAGCTGACGCTGCATAATCTGAAAGCCGGCGATCGGGATATTGACGAAAAGGATTTTCTCGACCGGGTGGACATTCTTTGTTCGCTGGGGCATATGGTAATGATCTCGAACCACCATGAATACTATCGCCTTGTCGCTTATCTCTCGCGGCTGACCAAACTGAAAGCGGGATTATTGCTGGGTAGTCCGAGCCTGCAGGATATTTTTGAAGAAAAGCATTATGAATTTCTTCCGGGTGGTATTCTTGAATCCTTCGCGACGCTTTTCAGCAGGAAGGTGAAGCTGTTTATATACCCCACATTACAGCCTGACGGTTCGGTTTATAGCTGCGCCAATTTTGTGGTGCCTGCTCACTTGCAGCCTCTTTTTCAGTATCTTACTATTAATGATAAGATAGAGGATATCAGGAATTTTAATAAGGAACATATGCATATTACGACTGATAGTGTTCTTGAAAAAATAAAACGGGGAGAGCCCGGCTGGGAAAAACTGGTACCTGAGAATGTAGCGAAGATTATTAAAGAAAAATCGCTTTTCGGATTGCCCAGCGAAGACAATTATGTCGATACTGTGAAACAGATTCATCAGGCTGTTGGGAATCTTTAA
- a CDS encoding Nramp family divalent metal transporter, which yields MAQILTPPSTLFGRLRYLGPGFILSAAIVGSGELIATTALGAKAGFVMFWIIILSCLVKVALQLEFGKNAIYTGTFVMHNFNQLPGLKLRKTHWSIWLWLSLQGLKLLQVGGIVGGVAIVLNMAWPGISVNLWAVISVLVTSLLVYRGNYGPVEKGSLVMIMLFTGVILISLFLLQGTQYAIHWPQIKTGLEFSLPAGMVAVAFGAFGITGVGGDEIMYYNYWCIEKGYAAYTGPNDGTSEWAGRAKGWFRVMYLDAVLSMIVYTVVTAAFYLLGAAVLHSGGVVPEGYDMIEVLSRIFTETLGPWAKNLFLVGAFFVLYSTLFTATASWARVWGDAFGVIGWMKFDSAENQRKTIGILSWILPLAWCVLFLFFQAPVMMVILGGIATSILLLLIVYVSLVFRFRELPEALKPSLIYDIFFWISVVSILTVSGYGVFKIL from the coding sequence ATGGCCCAAATCCTGACTCCCCCTTCTACTTTGTTTGGCCGGCTTCGATACCTCGGACCCGGCTTTATTCTGTCCGCGGCCATCGTCGGTTCCGGCGAGTTGATCGCCACGACTGCACTAGGCGCCAAAGCGGGCTTCGTGATGTTCTGGATTATTATCCTGAGTTGTTTGGTAAAAGTGGCATTACAGCTTGAATTCGGCAAAAATGCGATTTACACCGGCACATTTGTCATGCATAATTTCAATCAGCTGCCGGGGCTGAAACTGCGAAAAACACATTGGAGTATCTGGCTGTGGCTGTCGCTTCAGGGGTTGAAGTTATTGCAGGTGGGCGGCATAGTAGGAGGGGTGGCGATTGTATTGAATATGGCCTGGCCTGGCATTTCCGTCAATCTTTGGGCAGTGATTTCCGTTCTTGTTACGTCGCTTTTGGTTTACAGAGGCAATTATGGTCCCGTCGAAAAAGGTTCTCTGGTGATGATCATGCTTTTCACCGGGGTTATTTTAATTTCTCTGTTCCTGCTTCAGGGGACACAATATGCGATTCATTGGCCGCAGATTAAAACAGGTCTCGAATTTTCACTTCCCGCAGGAATGGTCGCCGTTGCATTTGGCGCTTTTGGAATCACAGGAGTCGGAGGGGATGAGATCATGTACTACAATTACTGGTGCATCGAGAAGGGTTATGCCGCCTACACAGGGCCGAATGACGGCACGAGCGAATGGGCCGGCCGGGCCAAAGGCTGGTTCAGGGTGATGTACCTGGACGCTGTGCTCTCGATGATTGTATATACTGTGGTTACAGCAGCATTCTATTTGCTGGGCGCAGCGGTGCTGCATAGCGGCGGGGTCGTGCCGGAAGGATATGATATGATTGAAGTTCTTTCCAGGATTTTTACAGAAACGCTGGGTCCCTGGGCCAAGAATTTGTTCCTGGTCGGTGCTTTTTTTGTCTTGTACTCCACTCTTTTTACCGCCACCGCGAGCTGGGCGAGGGTCTGGGGAGATGCATTTGGCGTGATCGGCTGGATGAAGTTTGACTCAGCCGAAAATCAGCGTAAAACCATTGGCATTCTGTCCTGGATATTGCCTTTGGCGTGGTGTGTACTGTTTTTGTTCTTTCAGGCGCCGGTTATGATGGTGATCCTCGGCGGTATCGCCACCTCTATATTGCTTCTTTTGATCGTGTATGTATCGCTGGTATTCCGCTTTAGGGAATTGCCGGAAGCATTAAAGCCTTCACTGATATACGACATCTTTTTCTGGATCAGTGTGGTTTCCATATTAACTGTCAGCGGCTATGGGGTATTTAAAATTTTGTAA
- a CDS encoding Gfo/Idh/MocA family oxidoreductase: MEKLNEVSRRDFIKNSTGAAVALTIPYIIPANAFGANDRVRVAVLGVNGRGKDHIKGFNNLPNVEVATFCDPDNNVLQLRAKEFEEKTGKKVKTENDLRKVFEDKTIDVVSIATPNHWHALAAIWACQAGKDVYVEKPGSHNLHEGRKLVEAAHKYKRVVQHGVQLRSSAALQEAVKHLRDGLIGNVYMARGLVYKWRPDIGDKGTEPVPAGLNYDLWTGPAEMKPFSKNYVHYDWHWHWNYGNGDIGNQGIHETDMCMWGLGVDSFPEKITSSGGKFLWNDAKETPELLSSSFIYPKEKKIIEFEVRPWMTNDEGGAGIGNIFYGSEGYMVVKGYDYYETFLGKEKKAGPTRKAGGDHYKNFIDAVVAKDPKLLNGPVETAHLSSGLAHLGNIAYRTGRALTFDPKTEKFIGDEEANKMLTRKYRAPYSLPEVV; encoded by the coding sequence ATGGAAAAACTGAACGAAGTTTCAAGAAGGGATTTTATTAAAAATTCAACCGGCGCTGCCGTCGCATTAACTATCCCATACATTATTCCGGCGAATGCATTCGGCGCGAATGACAGGGTACGCGTGGCGGTGCTGGGCGTAAATGGCCGTGGTAAGGATCATATCAAAGGTTTCAATAACCTCCCCAATGTAGAAGTAGCGACATTCTGTGACCCGGATAACAATGTGCTCCAGTTACGAGCAAAGGAATTTGAAGAAAAGACAGGTAAAAAAGTTAAGACTGAAAACGATCTGAGGAAGGTTTTTGAAGACAAAACGATCGACGTAGTAAGCATTGCGACGCCTAATCACTGGCATGCCTTGGCAGCGATCTGGGCTTGTCAGGCCGGGAAAGATGTATATGTTGAAAAACCCGGATCGCACAACCTCCACGAGGGGCGTAAGCTTGTTGAGGCGGCGCATAAATATAAGCGGGTAGTGCAGCACGGCGTGCAGTTGAGGAGTTCTGCTGCATTACAAGAGGCTGTGAAGCATTTACGTGACGGATTAATCGGAAATGTATATATGGCACGCGGCCTGGTATATAAATGGCGGCCGGATATCGGCGACAAAGGCACAGAGCCAGTCCCGGCAGGTCTGAACTACGACTTGTGGACCGGCCCGGCAGAAATGAAGCCGTTCTCTAAAAATTACGTGCATTACGATTGGCACTGGCACTGGAACTATGGAAACGGCGACATCGGCAACCAGGGAATCCACGAAACTGACATGTGTATGTGGGGGTTGGGGGTAGACAGTTTCCCTGAGAAAATCACTTCTTCAGGAGGCAAATTTTTGTGGAACGACGCGAAGGAAACACCGGAGCTGCTGAGCTCCTCATTTATCTATCCGAAGGAAAAAAAGATCATCGAATTCGAAGTACGTCCCTGGATGACGAATGACGAGGGCGGGGCTGGTATTGGTAATATATTTTATGGTTCCGAGGGGTATATGGTAGTCAAAGGCTATGATTACTACGAGACGTTTTTAGGTAAAGAAAAAAAGGCGGGGCCTACCCGCAAAGCAGGCGGGGATCACTATAAAAACTTCATCGATGCAGTAGTCGCCAAAGATCCGAAGCTGCTGAACGGCCCGGTTGAAACGGCGCATTTATCATCCGGCCTTGCCCATTTAGGCAACATTGCCTACCGCACTGGCCGGGCGCTGACATTCGATCCTAAGACCGAAAAGTTTATAGGCGACGAGGAAGCGAACAAAATGCTGACAAGGAAATACCGTGCGCCCTATTCGCTGCCGGAGGTGGTTTGA
- a CDS encoding DUF5618 family protein, with the protein MSTHIITYPEINGYLANAKEILGSKAQKDGNEYRDIKYVQMAAGTAYSATLMIVDEYLRSREGDKFAKPKRIEDYRSRLRKYNKTLLSYLNEAYDTTITYLMFIKKPERIYLRFFYD; encoded by the coding sequence ATGAGCACACACATTATTACTTATCCCGAGATCAACGGGTATCTAGCCAATGCGAAAGAAATCCTTGGTTCAAAAGCTCAAAAAGATGGGAATGAATACAGGGATATCAAGTATGTTCAAATGGCGGCAGGTACAGCTTACAGTGCAACCTTGATGATTGTCGATGAATATCTCCGGAGTAGAGAAGGTGACAAGTTTGCCAAGCCGAAGCGTATTGAAGATTACAGGAGTAGGTTGAGAAAATACAATAAAACGCTGCTATCGTACCTGAACGAAGCATACGATACTACCATAACTTACCTCATGTTCATAAAAAAACCTGAGAGGATATATCTCAGGTTTTTTTATGACTAA
- the accC gene encoding acetyl-CoA carboxylase biotin carboxylase subunit translates to MFKKILIANRGEIALRVIRTCREMGIKTVAVYSTADRDSLHVRFADEAVCIGPPPSRQSYLSIQNIISAAEVTGADAIHPGYGFLSENAEFSQICADYGIKFIGATAAQINGMGDKATAKATMIQAGVPVVPGSEGLLESIEQGKRLAEGIGYPVIIKATAGGGGRGMRIINKPDEFEKAWNDARTESAAAFGNDGLYLEKFVEEPRHIEIQIIGDQFGKVCHLSERDCSIQRRHQKLVEETPSPIITPELREKMGAAAIKGAQAIGYEGAGTIEFLVDKHGDFYFMEMNTRIQVEHPITEEVTDFDLIKEQIKVASGEPISGQNYTPKLYAMECRINAEDPSNGFRPAPGKITNLHFPGGHGVRIDSHVYSGYTIPPNYDSMIAKLIVSGQSREEVLTRMKRALQEFVIEGIKTTIPFHIKLMDDPGFKSGNFTTKYLETFDFSAL, encoded by the coding sequence ATGTTTAAAAAGATACTCATTGCCAACCGGGGTGAAATCGCCTTGCGGGTTATTCGGACCTGCCGTGAAATGGGCATTAAAACTGTGGCGGTTTATTCAACTGCGGACAGGGATAGCCTGCACGTAAGATTTGCCGACGAGGCAGTATGCATTGGCCCCCCGCCGAGCAGACAATCCTATTTAAGTATACAAAATATCATTTCAGCAGCGGAAGTAACCGGCGCCGACGCAATTCACCCGGGTTATGGATTTTTGTCTGAAAATGCTGAATTCTCGCAGATCTGCGCAGATTACGGCATTAAGTTTATCGGTGCTACTGCTGCCCAGATCAATGGAATGGGCGATAAAGCCACCGCGAAAGCGACCATGATCCAGGCTGGCGTACCCGTTGTACCCGGCTCGGAAGGCCTGCTCGAATCCATCGAACAAGGTAAAAGACTCGCCGAAGGCATTGGATACCCCGTTATCATCAAAGCAACTGCCGGCGGTGGTGGCCGTGGAATGCGGATTATTAATAAGCCTGACGAATTTGAAAAGGCATGGAACGATGCACGCACAGAATCTGCTGCTGCATTTGGAAATGACGGATTGTATCTTGAGAAATTTGTAGAAGAGCCCCGCCATATTGAAATCCAGATTATCGGAGATCAGTTTGGTAAAGTTTGCCACCTTTCTGAACGCGACTGCTCAATCCAGCGTCGCCACCAAAAGCTGGTAGAAGAAACACCTTCCCCTATTATCACGCCCGAATTACGTGAGAAAATGGGCGCCGCCGCCATCAAAGGCGCGCAGGCAATTGGTTATGAAGGAGCTGGTACGATTGAGTTTCTTGTTGATAAACACGGGGATTTCTATTTCATGGAAATGAATACCCGCATTCAGGTTGAACATCCTATCACAGAAGAAGTTACTGATTTTGACCTGATCAAAGAACAGATTAAAGTAGCTTCCGGAGAACCGATTTCAGGTCAGAACTACACTCCGAAATTATACGCAATGGAGTGCCGGATCAATGCAGAGGACCCTTCAAACGGGTTCAGACCAGCTCCGGGCAAAATTACCAACCTGCATTTCCCGGGTGGTCACGGGGTTAGGATCGACAGCCACGTTTACAGCGGCTACACGATCCCTCCAAATTACGATTCGATGATCGCTAAGCTGATTGTCAGCGGACAGTCGCGGGAAGAGGTATTGACCAGAATGAAAAGAGCCTTGCAGGAATTTGTGATCGAAGGCATCAAAACGACGATTCCTTTCCATATCAAACTAATGGACGATCCTGGTTTCAAATCCGGAAACTTCACTACGAAATACCTGGAAACATTCGATTTTTCGGCGCTTTGA